ttcaaatttttaccaggcaaTAGATCTAGCAAGAGGAATATTTTGgtcaaaaatattcaaaaactCTAAGCCGGGTACTGACAATGGCCCCGGGCCCATCTTGgaagaggtacgaacccgcaggtggggccaccacTGTGATGTGATTCTGTGCAACTTGGTTGCAACGGGCGCACGGTGGCGCGCGTAGCGGGAGTCTTGCCCCGTGCTTCCCATCAATCGGTCACTGCTTCATCACGCCTCTACGGCTTAATGACCTGTGGCCCCCACGCGTAGTGCGCGTCACGCATCATACCTCTTACCCTCTTCTCTGAAGCAGCACGTACTGCAACCCAGGCTGGCACGTCCCGTCTCTTCCAAGCAGCCCACAACAGGAATAGGGGTAAGTTGCTGTAGCATGAACTTGTTTTAAATTTgatttaaaaattttaaggtGATAAAAATGGGCTCTCTTGTGATTGATAGCTTATAACCTACAAAGCAGGTTAGCAACGGACCAAATGTGAAGGTCCCAAAATCTAGCCGTGGGGGTAAAACAGGCACCCCCTATGAACAATCATAAATCTTATGAGGCAGTTGTGCTTAGCTTGTACCATGAAAAAGCAACTATATCATGTTGTAAGCTTGCTTAACTTAAGAAATGTTCTTAGCGTTGATTTAACTTGTGAGATGATCTTAATGCTGATTTATCATTCCAACTGTATCGTGTTGTAAGCTTGCTTAACTTGAGAAGTTCTGATCGTTGATTTATCATTCTAACATGATATTGTTTGCCTAATTTGTAAAATGTCCGCTGGCAGACGACGGGTAGGGCGATTGTTTATGTGCTGATGGCACAATGAATTATGAATAGAGTAATGCATTATTAGACATTGATTAGAGTAGAGATGTCTGACTATAAATCAACAGGACTAAACCTACCTAATTCCACTACTGGTTCATACTACATGAGATCGCATTTCCAGCCAAACGACAAAAGTAAGCTCTGACAGGTACAAGCACAATGCACATTCCAACGCTCAACAAAATACTGCATTCCCGTCCCATTGCACAGGCCGGACGCGCACGACAGGCAGCGAGCTACAGGTCCCTTGTAGTCTCCACTGCGACTCCCTCGTTGAGCCTCTTCATTGTCAGCTGCTTGTACACGGCGCCCAGCGCCATCACCACCGCCGTGTCCGAGGACCCGGCCAGCGGAGATGCCACACCCAACGCGTCACCCAACAGCTCCAACACAGCATCCACGACCATGCTGGCACTGGTGTTGCCCGCCTTCGCCTGCTGCACCAGACGCCCAGCCGCCTGCTGCACCAACTCCTCAACTGTTGAAGCCCAGCCAGCACCTGCTACAACAGAGCCTGCGGTCCTCAGCCTCTTTGGGGTCGAGCCACCCAGAGGGTCGGTCACTGCAGCACCGCTCTCTTCACCAGGGGAGGCAGAGTTAGGGTTTACAATTCCAGTAGAAAAAACATTCAGACTTCACCGATaaagaaaaatttagaaatatCAGAAATATCATATCAAATTCAATCAAATTCAATTTAAAAAATGGCAGGATTTCCCTAAAATCCATCTCTAAGCCATCATACATGACAATTGCATATAACAATAAAGAAATAAGACTACATATCGCAACAATGTCATTTATTTTTGTTATTGCAGGTTGTAGAAGCCATTAACTATATTCAGTACCTATTAATATCAATTAATATCAAAGGAAGAAAGCTGTCCTTTCCACTTAAGGACTAAAATTGCTACTTCCAAGTTGCATCAGAGGACCTATTGCCACTAAGCCAATTCTAGAAAGGCTTACCTGTTTTATTAACCACCCATTTGCCAGCTCCACAACTAAAATTGCTACTTCCAAGTTGCATCAGAGGACCTATTGCCACTAAGCCAATTCTAGAAAGGCTTACCTGTTTTACTAACCACCCATTTGCCAGCTCCACTGGATGACTCACCAACAGCTACCTCTGTCCCCTTCCCTTTGCCCTTTGTTGCAGCCCCATTGGAGCACTTATCCTGGGTAGATTGCATCTCATCAGCACCAGTTATGGACTTTTTGATTCCCTGTTCAAGCACTCCACTCTCCAGGGAACAAACAGGCACAGCCGGCTGCAAGGAAGTTTCAGACAAATGCATTCAACTCAATGTTGATCATAGAGGAGACCAGGCTGTGGATATACCTCACGCACACTTGTAGGAGTCCTGGGATCCTTGTCCACTGCCGCAGCTTCTTGGCCGCTCTGCATGGACACATTCTACTGCAGCTCTGGAAGCTCCCAGGTACAAGTAAGATCAGACCCAACTGAGTGGAGGCAACCTGTCATGGAGCCATCTCTCATTTCATGGACTGAAAAGAGGCCATCTCTCATTTCATGGACTGAAAAGAGAAGTAGATAGACAttcacagaaaaaaaaatgagaatTTAGATAGCATTATGTCACTGAACTAGCATGCAGATTCAGATTGCTGCCAACACTTACCTCTCAGAAGGTCTTTGCGCACAGATTCAGTATGCTCTGCATTGATTTTGATGGCCTGCATAATTTAACAGTATTTTGAATTGATAATGACAACATGAGTAGTTGGGTGCTGCACCAAAAGAACAGATTATATCTCAAAAAAAAGGAACACGTTATATCTCAAAAAAAAGGAACACGTtatatctcaaaaaaaaacattatgaATGAGTTGTGTCTTTCAACAAGAACATACTTGTAGCATGGTGGGAAGTCCTCCAGTTGTGAGGCTACCAACCAGGGTTCAAACCCaggttctcaaaaaaaaaaaggccccTCACTGTGTTCCCCAAAAGTATTTGACTCAACCTGTGGCAACAGTGTCCCTGTAGGGGCAAGAGACTGCTTCCGGGTGCCTTTTCTCAACTTTTCAAACAATGCCTTCTGGATGTCTCTCTCCTTGGGTCGAGATTTTTATTCTCCTTTTTAGTTCTCTTTCAACAGTGAAACACAGATTGAGCGACAAACAACAGAGTTATTCTTTCCATCCTGGTTGTAGGGGCAGGCGAGTTAGGGGATGTTATGGCTGTGTGGAGATGTGGAGAGGCGAAACAAGGAACCAGCCAAGAAATCAACAATATCAAGGAGAGGATTATAGAGATGATGATGGTGCAGACCCTTGAAGCGCAGATctgatgacaaagagaatagAGAAGATGAGCTGGGAGAACATGACCTTGAGCACCAAATCGAGAAGAGAGAAGGGGGTAAGAGAAAGAGGGGGTGAAAATGACTATTATGGACAGAAAGATAAGAGCAGAAAATCAAGCTGCTATAGAAGGATGGGTCCAGCAACTGCAGGCAGAGAGGCGGTGTGCTTCATTTGCAATGGTACTGGACATCAACATGGCCAATGCCCTAACCATCCCTTATGTTACAATTGCAAATGTAGTGGGCATAAAGCAATGTTTTGCCCTGCCAAGAAGGGATTGAGGAACTGTGGTTTTGGTATACCTGGAGCAGGTTTCTTTAGTATCCATATACCAACTGACAAAGGCaagggaaggaaaaaaaaagcggGGCCATATTGCCTTTGGTCTAACAATCAGAGTTATTCTTTTTAAAACTGAAatgtacaacaacaacaacatagccttttgtcccaagcaatttggggtaggctagagatgaaacctaaAAGAAACGAGAAACAAGGATAAGAGAagcataaaaaagaaaaaaaaagaaaaacacaagaCAGAAGGTAGCGATAGGGGTAAACAGAAAAAACAAGCAAGAGTTATGGTTCCGGCATTAGTTAACTTTACACGTtcttaaaaataatttaaaagtGTACATTTTAGTTTGAAAGTGTACATTTCAGTTTGAACTGAAATGTACacttttaaattatttttaagaACGTGTAAAGTTAACTAATGCACTGATTGCTGTAATATAAATGGCGTTGGATGATTTGGATCATTATGCAACTGCAGCTAATAGCATCACACATCCAGAATGCTTCCAAAGTAAAATCCAGCAATATAAAGGAAAACATTCCAGGCAAAATGTAAGTGATGGCATATACAAAAAGTATAGGAGAACGAAAACAAGAGTAATCTAATTGGAAATAAACCACACAGTGTTTTCAAGTAAATAAGGCAGCAAAACTTTTATAACGTCAGTGTCTGATTACCAAAAAATATACACCAGTGGCACATAAAAGAATTTGATATTACTATAGCACGGTAGCATAGGCTTAATAAGCTCATATGATTCCCACGACCACACCATACAATTTAAACTCTGTAGAATGGTACAAGGCAATAGCCAATTAGAAACTGTGGAAGAAGAGTTTATGATCCTGAAAACTAATGCAGAAATATGTACTGCTTGGTTGGAACCGAAAGTAGAAATTAAAATGTGtgcttttcggtatttaggatcgattCTACAAaaagatggcgacattgatgaagatgttaggcatagaatttcagtcGGTTGGTtaaaatggcggcaagcttcggGCATCCTCTGTGACAGGAAGgtaccacaaaagctaaaaggtaagttctataggacggcgattcgcccggcgatgttatacggcgctgaatgttggcctacaaaaaggcaacATGTCCAGCaattgagtgtagcagagatgcgtaTGTTGCGCTGGTTTGTTGGGCACACAAGAAGAGATAGAGTTAGAAACGAAGATATTCGGGATAgagtcggggtggcaccaattgaggagaaattgatacaacatcggttgagatggtttggacatgttcaACGGAGGCcccctgaggcgccggtgcgtagtggggttctaAAGCGGGTTGATAGCGTAAAGAGAGGTAGAGGtcgacctaaactgacttggagCGAggcggttaagagagacctcaAGGAGTGGAATATCTCCAAGGATTTAGCtatggataggagcgcttggagactatcAATCAATGTGCTGGAACCATGACTTttgcttgtttttctttttgtttttctgtTTACCTATTCTCTACTTTCTGTCTTTTTTTATGCTTCGCTTATCCTTAGTTCTCGTTTCTTTTGGGTTTCGTctttagcctaccccaacttgcttgggacaaaagactatgttgttgttgttgctgctgctgctaggaACATGGGCAGCTGGCACTGGTACTGTCAaactcaaattcaaataaaagtGTCTGTTACCATTCAAGTTATATTCAGAAATAAATGTGCATCTATTCCTCGTGCAAGCAGCGGTGAGAAGGGGAAAAGGTACTAATAAAAAAGTGCTCCTCAAACTCACAGAAATTAAGCATGATGGGTATTCAATGGATTGACAATTTTTTGAGGCTCCAGAGAAATGATTATCAGCCACCACAAGTACTAATTTCTCCTAAAAAATTGAAACGACAAAAAAATCATGTATGCAAACCAATCTGTTACAGGAGAACATATACGCATTGCAGCCCGATGAAATCTAAATGCAAATGAACAGGTCCGTACTTCCTCCCAACCAACTCGGAGACGATTTACTGGCTCCAATGTTGAGAATCACCAAGATCAACCAGGCAAGTAGAAATCAACACCGCCATGTATCAGTCCAAGAGCTAGCAATGTTCAAAACTGCAGAAATCAGAGGACAAACAAGGAAAAGTTCTCTCCCTAGTTTGAGACTGAATCCAGCAGTAACCTAGTAGAGAACCCTCTCAGGTGCAATGCTTCCAAATCAGTTAAGGAATTTGAAAAAGGCAAGTTGCGGAAACCCTACCAAATCCATGTGTACTGTCCAAGCAATCCATATGAACAGCCAAACTTATCCATACATTAGAGGGTGTTTCGTGGATAATTGGGGACCAAATGCAATTTGAGGAATCTAGAAACTACTCCACATGCTTTGAACTGAATGAGAACCATTGGAGGCAAAAACTATCAGAGACCAGAGGGACCCCAAAACCCCACTGCCCAAGCACCAAGTGCGCTAGAATCTGCACACTTAACTGGTGAAACTGAGACAAGATCCACCAACACCCCCGCAAATGCAGAACAACTCAATACGCAAGCATGGTGATGCTCAAATCGACCCCAATTTGAACGAGGAAGCCCACAGTGAAACCTTGAGGCCTTGTGCAAACACCAGTCAGAAACCTCTGGACAACATCTCAATCTAACAACGTTTCGATCAGTAGGGAGCCGCCCGAAACCAGTGGAATTGCACAGAATTGAAGtggagaagggcaaggtgaTAGGGAGGAGACTTACTTGAGGCAGCAAATTCTGTTCCGTGGTCTCTGCCTCCTTTGTCTTCTGAGCCAGCACCTACATCGGAGCCGCACAACCACATTAAGGGCACAAACATGCCTACAAGCAAAGGATGCAAAGCACCTGCAGACCATTTCACCAGGTCTGCATTGCACACGCAGCGGACGTGTGTGCATGGGAAGAGGGAGTGGGGAGAGGAGGGTGGTAGTGGTGCGGGATTTGGGGGTACTTTGCACCTGTAATGTCGCTGTGCCCTGGGCAGCATCACCTTGCCCATCATCTACAGTAAGTTCTTGCATAGTATTTGTGCTCTGGGCAGCATTGGCTTGTCCATCATATGCTCCAAGTTCTTGCATCTGTAATGTCCCTGTGCACTGGGCAGCATCACCTTGTCCATAAGCAAGATGCTCTCTTTCAAAATCGTCCTCGTCACTAGTCAAGTCAACATATTGTGCAACCACCTTATCATCATCACTGGACAGGTCAATAAAGTCCAGTATCATTGCTTAACCTGAAACAGCAAAAGGACGTGAGCAATGGAGCACAGCAGATTCTAAAGGACTCCCATGACATGATAGCCCCAGATACTAACAGTAAAAAAAGACCATTATAtcttgaaaataaataaattcgaCAAAAAGCAACACCAATTTTGCTGAAAACTGAAGAGTGCTTTTAATGAACAAACTAAACATGCCGAGTTGCAGCTATGCAGCAGAGAGCAACACGACGATCTGCTACTGCCGGACCTAACAGATCAGATCATACGAGCCTAGCTGCAAATCACTGAGGTTCTGTCAGGCGGAAGGCTGAACTAAAACCAGGAATGACTGCTATTGCAGCTGCTCTGACCGACGGAAACCAAGAAATGAAAAGATAAGCTGCTGCTAAAAAGACCAGACAAGCtgagttgctgctgctgcaatcAAACAACAGAACAAAACAGCCAAGAGAAATACGAAGGTAAAGAAAACAAATTGGTCTAGCTGGGATGCAGCTACCGAGCTCAGAACCTGCCGGTCATGGATCGGTGGGCAGTGGATGGAGCCGTGGATGTAAGCTCACCTTCGGTGGGCATTGGACGGAGCCGTTGGGGATGGCAGTCGTCGTAGTCCACGCCAGTCGCCAAGATGGAGGTCGCCgtagaggggagggaggaggaggatgcgaaGGCTGCCCTCGCGCTGGGGAGGGGAGCGACGGCGGATCGAGGAGCAGCAGAAGggtgaggagagggagagagaggtgaaCAGTCGGGCGTGGTAGGGTTTCGGGAGTGGCTGGCGACGGGATATTATTCAAAGCACAGAGCATCCTAGCCGTCCAATTCGATCCAACAGCTAGAAGCGACGTGCGTTCTGATTTGGGCTGTGTGGGCCAAATCAGTTAGATGGGCCAAAACAGGTCTTGTCTCATGCTGTCGTACCTTCACTGtttaatgtttttctttttcttatttatgTTAAGACTTGCAAAAACAAATATCATATATACCCCAATAcaatttttacatgtaatagACTACGGTTGTCAGGTAGGAGTTTGAATAATTTTCTAACAAAATTACTATTATTATCTATAATTTAAATGAATTTATGCGTGCATATTGGAAGTAATTCCAGTTCGAACTCTAGTAATGTTGCTATCTTAATACAACACGACTCTCAGCAAAGGATATCTCGGCTCTCGCATCGATGAAGAATGTAGCAAAATGTGATACCTGGTGTGAATTCCAGAATCTCGTGAACCATCAAGTTTTTTAATACAAGTTGCGTCCGAGACCTTTTGGTTGAGGGCACGCCTGCCTGGGCGTCAAGCCAAAAGACACTCCTAACCCATACATGGGTACGGATGTGGTGTTTGGCTCCCCGTGCCTCGTGGCGTGGTGGGCTAAAGTTGGGGCTGCTAGCATACCATGCCGGGGCACCAACATGTGGTGGCGACATTAGTTGTTCTCGATGTGGCGTCCCGACACAAAGCTAGCTCATCGGCCTAAATGACCCATTTACATTCGTAGCACCTCGGTGCTCGGACTGCGACCCCAGGTCAGGCGGGACTACCCGCTGAGTTTAAGCATATAAATAAGCgaaggagaagaaatttacaaggATTCCCCTAGTAACGGTGAGCGAACCTGGAGTAGCCCATCTTGAGAATCGGGTAGTCTCACTTCCCGAATTATAGTCTGGAGAGGCGTCCTCAGAGATGAACTGGGCCCAATTTCCCTAGAAAGGGACACCTGGGAGGGTGAGAGCCCCGTCCGGCTCGGACCCTATCTCACCACGAGGTGCCATCAAGGAGtagggttgtttgggaatgtaGCCCAAATCGGGCGGTAAACTTCGTCCAAGTTAAATACAGGCGCGAGACAGATAGCGAAAAAGTACCGCGAGGGAAAGATGAAAAGAACTTTAAAAAGAGAGTCAAAGAGTGATTGAAATTCCCGGGAGGGAAACGGATGGGGGCAAGCGATGCACCCCGGTCGAATGCGGAACGGCTTCTGCTGGTCCGCCGATCAGCTTGGGGCGTGGGCTGTTGCCGGCCGtgccggcggcgtcgggcgAAAGACTAATCGAACCATCTAGTAGCTGGTTCCCTCAAAGACTAATCGAATCATCTAGTAGCTAGTTCCCTCCAAAGTTTCTTTCAGGATAGCTGGAGCCCATTATGAGTTCTATCGGGTAAAGCCAATGATTAGAGGGATCAAGGGCGCAACACCctctgtaacacccagtttataaaggacataaaccgagcaatcagtACACATCTGGTGATGATTTCTATGCCATGTGTAAGATTCATAGGACATAGCATTATAGTCTTATAGATTTATAGCAATTAAGTTCAACATTGGCTGTATGGAAATTTCCTTGTTCAGTAATCAGTACGCAATATGCACTATGCATCATATTAAAGAATTTTTTTAATACTGTCAGCTACTTGAGTTTTTGACTGCTGAGTCACGAGTGGCGTCGTTCAGCTGCACTTAAAGCCGGCTGGCTGGCGGAGGCAGCTGCAGCAGCGTACAGTGCCATCAAATAGCtggcagccagccagccagcgccAAACAGGCCAGCCGAACGCGCCCTAGTTGTACTACTGTAGTGTCATCTACTTTTGATTTGATTGGATTTTTAATCCACCTCTTGTGAAATTTATGTCCTTTCAATTAGTAATAGTTTCATAATCTTTCTTTGATATCTCATATATTTTCACACTTAAAATGTGAACAGAAACAGATTGAGTTGCTGACAAAAGTGAAGATGCCACTATCAGATTTGGTGGTAAGAATGAGGACCGTACAAAGATATGGTATCTGACTATTTATAATCTCTGATACATTATAAATGACTGATATATTCAGAGTGCGGCTCTGGCGCTGGATCAATCTATCTTGGATGTTGATCAAGTGGAGAATCTTATAAAGTTCTGCCCTACGAAAGTAGAAATGGAACTTCTCAAGGTACCTCACCAGTACATTGTTTTTTTACTTCCCTGGTGATCTCATTTTATAAATCTACCATCTTACTTTTTTTTGTCAGAATTACACTTGGTGATCCTGTTACATAAATTTACCATCTTATTTTTTTATTCAGAATTACACCGGAGACAAGGAAACTCTTGGGAAGTGTGAACAGGTAATGGCTATACTCTTGTTACTACTTGATTACCTTTGGTCTGTATGCTATGTAAGGGAAAAATTGAAGGTATGTGCATGAAAGATCACATTTAGCATTGGATGCACTCAAATTGCTCATAAATTTATTAGTTAGATATATGACTACGTGGTTAGGTATGTTTACAAGAGACTATGGTTCTCCTGGTTCAGTTCTTCTTAGAATTGATGAAAGTACCTCGAATGGAGTCAAAACTGCGAGTGCTCTCCTTCAAGATCCAGTTTGGACTGGAACTGCAACTTTGCAATAAGCACTGCTGTCTAATCCATTATTGTGATACAGATAAAATGATTAACTATCCCCACCACTCCAGAATTAGGTCTGTAGTTCATCCAATAGTTCAATGTCATTGGAAGTTGCACAACTTCGATGTATGCAGTCTGATATCTGACTTGAAACCATGGTTAATAATCATAGCCTTGTGCCATCAAGATTCTGAATATACCCAATACTAATTTAATCTAATAATGCGTGACCGTACAATCAGCTGACAGTTGTTTAGAACGAAAAAAGATTGTCTACTAAATTTTCTTGCTGCGTTCTTGAATTACCATTGCCTTTAACCTAGATTTGGCTGGGCGTGGTTTTCTGTAATACAAGTTAAATGATTTTCACAATATTTATCACACATATATGTCCTATTGTTCGGACAACAATTTATTGGCATCAGCTACTTGCTTCTTGAACTCAGTGCGCGATCACAACAAGAACGCTTCAGACAACTCTGGTGATGTTTGGAGTATACAGGAGGTCAACTTCTGCTGATTATTTTCATAACCAGTTTCGGCCTATACTTTGATTTAACCTGATTATTTAGTTGTCTATCTTTGCTTTGCAATTATTTGAAATGGCCGGAAACAATTGAGAACTTATTATTTGCAAATGTTTAGTGATATAATGAAATTCAAGAAGTTGTACCATTAAGATGCTCGATAGTTTTAGATGCTCTCTAGATTTTATACTTGAAAAATAGAAAGACGTACCATTGTGTACTACTTTAAATCAGATAAGACACTATTTCATATGGATGTTCTTATAAAGAAGTTTAGAATATATCAGATAAGACACTATAGATAAGACACTACGTAACTGTACAAACACGTATGTGAGTTCGCATTTTGGTACGCATCAGGATGCAGTGCTTAGATTTTAGGTTTTTTGTTAACAGTTTTTATGTTTAAGTGTAAGGTTTAGTGTAGGGTTCAAGGGTTAAATTTCTGGTTTTAGTGTTTACGGTTCGTGGTTTGAGATGTAACAGTTTAGGGTATAGACTTTTAGATTTATGGTTCATTATTCAGTGGTGATCATTTCTGTATGCATGATGACAACCTTGCGTTAATTGTCTTTTGCAGCAGCATCTGTTCCTGCGCATCCACACCTAATCATTCCAGCCCACTCACCTCAGTTTAAACAAGCAAGTGGTTCAAACCAAGACCAAGAACAAGCGATGCCGGGACAGGTTCGTACTCGCCAATGTGCGGACGGCAAGGAGACGTTCAAGCCAGAGATGGTGCTGAGGGATAGTTTAATTGGATtctatgcaattatttttgttaaTTGGCTGCAGAAAAATATGTTCTAAGCAGTCACATGTCCTCTAATGAAAATAAGAGATGTAATGCATGGTGCATCTTTAATATGTCTACTTATATACCATCTCCTGCAAGGATCATCATCAGCACGTCTGCAACATGGCCAGAAAGCACCACAAACATCTGCACAATTGTAAGAAAagtttagaaaataaaaaaataagtcTGAAATTTTGACTCAAAAGAAGCTTACATGCTAAATCATTTTAGTTTCGCATTGTTGGCTACACATATATACATCTACCATGTACTTGTCTAGAGAAAATATGCAGATTGACTATAGAAATGATTTCACATAATTCTTGGCCACCACAGAAAAGCATCACCTCGCAATATTATTTTGACAATCAAATCATGCTTATATGATACTGCTATAATCTGATCATTTTGAACGCCAAGCCAGGACACTGGGCAACAAATTGGATGCACTGCACAATCGGAATTACCTTTACTTGCATTCGTGTATAAGATCATAGCGAGGAAGCGATCTGATACTGAAACAAAAATCAAATCCTCACATCCAGCCAGTCAGGGATCTTCGATCTGCATGCCGCGGGAAAATTGGATTGAAATAAAATGATTTGTTCACTCGACAAGATCAAATAGATCGTAGAAGGAATAGCTCACTTTTTGGGTGGTAGTGCTGCCTCCTCGACGGATCCGGAGGCCGAAGCAGAGGCCAAGAGGATGCGTCCCCAGTTGAAACTCGGGCGGCGGCATGGGCGGGCACTCGGGAGTTCAGGAGGCGGCGTGGGCTTAGGTATGACTTGGGCCACAATGAGCCCTCCGCCCCTGCTTGGCCGAGTCGTGCGGTGCGTGTGTGTTTACTTAACTCCTGTACTCCGTGGCGTATGAAGAGCGCGTGATTAGTGAAATACAAGTGCATGTGTTTTGTGCGCTGGTGTGCGGTGCAGAAATTCCCTTGCGTGCTATTTATCTGCTTCCTCCGTCAGTTCCCTTCTCTCTATgtgtgagtgagagagagaattGTGTGTGCAAGTGAGGGGAGGGTGATCAGTGCCAACAGGATATAAGCTCCTTTGAATCTTTGGTGTAAGGAGTAGTTAGGAGTCGCTGATAGCTCTAAAGTTTATAACTTCCTTCCTAGTCGGTTTACAGGTCTAAAGTTTGTAGCTTCCTAGACACTCCTTAGGCATGCCTGCAACAGATCTTAACAGAAGCTATAAGCTGGGTAACTGTAAACCTGTGTGTTCGTCCTGTGCATTTTGCAGGCAGAAACGCATGATCGACAATGGCAATTTTCTCCATAACCGTTGAAAACTTCTTGGGTCAAACTTTTTTCATGCTCTTCATTTCTAACAAGAATAAACTCTTATGCGCCAAAAAACAAAAGGCAAGAACAAGCTCTGAATTCTGAACATTTGTGAAAAATGAAAAGTTTAGTGAACGGTATTTGGATTGCATTAGTGGCATATGATTCACCCAACCTTCCCGATAGGACGTCATTAAAACGCgacagtgtaacacccggtttataaaaggacataaacggagcaatcatatacgtgccaggatcaagtcacacgtatatacaacagaatgaacagtatatcacagcacatatcacgtaaaaagatataataaagtaagtacgaatgtatttattacattaatgataaaatgtctgatacaagcGGAAGCGATATAAGGCAGGTacgaaactctcggaagctcgGCGCCACAGAGAcgttgactgggagacgaccgtctagaagtcctcgtactcctgctagctctgggtgaactcctcgCCGGGAACTAAGCAACAGTAGGGTATCCCAAAAAGAGAgcgagaggaaaaagagtagagtaggcaagagtgagtacacaacttgtactcaacaaatataacacaaactatgaggctctaaggttggctgactcaactgcattagcttttaatcttggtaaaattttattaaagctagttactacaagttgatgaattaccataaacccagttacatagtaattaattaaaattaattatgaactactgagaaccaaacaaaACCATCAAGGGAACCCCCTAATCAAAAggaggtaaccccactaatcaaaaggaggatctgggccgctcatgaccgtgagcacggctagtatactagttttacactctgcagaggttgcacatctttaccca
This sequence is a window from Panicum virgatum strain AP13 chromosome 7K, P.virgatum_v5, whole genome shotgun sequence. Protein-coding genes within it:
- the LOC120639498 gene encoding formin-like protein 5 isoform X1, giving the protein MPLSDLVSAALALDQSILDVDQVENLIKFCPTKVEMELLKNYTGDKETLGKCEQCAITTRTLQTTLVMFGVYRSSICSCASTPNHSSPLTSV
- the LOC120639497 gene encoding uncharacterized protein LOC120639497 isoform X2: MQELGAYDGQANAAQSTNTMQELTVDDGQGDAAQGTATLQVLAQKTKEAETTEQNLLPQAIKINAEHTESVRKDLLRGCLHSVGSDLTCTWELPELQ
- the LOC120639497 gene encoding meiosis-specific protein PAIR2-like isoform X1, encoding MQELGAYDGQANAAQSTNTMQELTVDDGQGDAAQGTATLQVLAQKTKEAETTEQNLLPQAIKINAEHTESVRKDLLRVHEMRDGLFSVHEMRDGSMTGCLHSVGSDLTCTWELPELQ
- the LOC120639498 gene encoding formin-like protein 5 isoform X2, translated to MPLSDLVSAALALDQSILDVDQVENLIKFCPTKVEMELLKNYTGDKETLGKCEQCAITTRTLQTTLVMFGVYRSICSCASTPNHSSPLTSV